One genomic segment of Theobroma cacao cultivar B97-61/B2 chromosome 6, Criollo_cocoa_genome_V2, whole genome shotgun sequence includes these proteins:
- the LOC18597088 gene encoding pyruvate, phosphate dikinase regulatory protein 1, chloroplastic isoform X1, with protein sequence MVELKTKMLACSTFNLRAAATSANPNISEPEPEPKVRKLKASPQLNRWYRARALRSGHKLERSSQPAGALEVNRSVQRTRESPSSESTSTVSDGDRDVEFTPGKPIYMVSDGTGWTVEHSVNAALGQFEHCLVDRVCPVNTHLFSGIDDVETLMEIIKQAAKEGAMLVYTLADPSMAESANQACKLWGIPSTDVLGPITESIAAHLGVSPSGLPRGAPGRNFPLSDEYFRRIEAVEFTIKQDDGALPQNLCRADIVLTGVSRTGKTPLSIYLAQKGYKVANVPIVKGVALPKGLFEVDPEKVFGLTINPLVLQTIRKARAKSLGFSEEARSNYSEMDYVKQELEFARRVFAQNPVWPVIEVTGKAIEETAAVILRLYHDRKHKCSMPRISKRY encoded by the exons atggtTGAACTAAAAACAAAGATGCTGGCTTGTTCCACCTTCAACCTCCGCGCCGCAGCAACCTCGGCCAATCCCAATATTTCCGAGCCAGAACCCGAGCCAAAGGTTCGGAAGTTGAAGGCTAGCCCACAGCTCAACAGATGGTACCGGGCACGAGCCTTAAGGTCGGGGCACAAGCTGGAACGATCGAGCCAACCGGCTGGGGCGCTGGAGGTGAACCGCTCAGTTCAACGAACCAGGGAGAGCCCATCTTCGGAATCCACTTCGACGGTAAGTGATGGCGATCGTGACGTGGAGTTTACACCGGGGAAGCCAATTTATATGGTGTCTGATGGAACTGGATGGACGGTGGAGCATTCCGTTAACGCAGCTTTGGGGCAGTTTGAGCATTGCTTGGTGGACCGTGTGTGCCCCGTAAATACCCATCTGTTCTCCGGg ATTGATGATGTTGAGACATTGATGGAGATTATAAAGCAGGCAGCCAAGGAAGGTGCAATGCTTGTCTATACTTTAGCTGATCCTTCCATGGCAGAGTCTGCTAACCAAGCTTGCAAATTGTGGGGTATACCGTCTACGGATGTATTGGGTCCAATTACAGAGTCAATTGCCGCTCATTTGGGTGTCTCGCCTTCTGGTCTTCCCCGGGGAGCTCCTGGGAGAAACTTCCCTCTTTCGGATGAATACTTTCGACGGATTGAAGCTGTTGAATTTACAATCAAGCAGGATGACGGGGCTCTACCTCAAAACTTGTGCAGGGCTGACATTGTTCTCACAGGTGTTTCTCGTACTGGGAAGACACCATTATCAATATATCTAGCACAGAAAGGATATAAAGTGGCAAATGTGCCTATTGTGAAAGGAGTGGCATTGCCAAAGGGTCTTTTTGAGGTAGACCCTGAGAAGGTTTTTGGTTTGACTATTAACCCCTTGGTCTTGCAAACGATTAGAAAAGCAAGAGCTAAGAGTCTGGGCTTCAGTGAGGAAGCAAGGAGTAACTATTCAGAGATGGATTATGTGAAACAGGAGTTGGAGTTTGCTCGCAGGGTTTTTGCTCAAAATCCTGTCTGGCCAGTTATTG AAGTGACAGGTAAAGCAATTGAAGAAACTGCTGCTGTTATATTGAGGCTCTACCATGACCGGAAGCATAAGTGTTCGATGCCACGGATATCAAAACGTTACTAA
- the LOC18597086 gene encoding uncharacterized protein LOC18597086, with the protein MMDMAENPKLDLASSHEARGSEEKMSTQKISVSDHLNGFQYTTDKSDSFVIDMESFSHGGANKEINPNSRITLQRNLSRKGSQRGDKKMITPSCTNPNSSSSVNDRDSFAATSSPKGSSTPEKPTAVVVGSTDHASNPQIHHQITITTGSSTAAPESRFSLRRNSFRRSHPPWQLNPKRILFFFATLSSLGTILLIYFTLSISKMNGEENALD; encoded by the exons ATGATGGACATGGCGGAAAATCCAAAGTTG GATTTGGCATCTTCCCACGAGGCTCGTGGGTCAGAGGAAAAGATGTCCACACAAAAGATTTCGGTCTCGGATCATCTTAACGGGTTTCAATACACAACCGATAAATCCGATAGCTTTGTTATTGACATGGAAAGTTTCTCCCATGGAGGAGCCAATAAAGAAATCAATCCGAATTCAAGAATTACA ttgCAGAGAAACCTTTCCCGCAAAGGGTCTCAGCGAGGCGACAAGAAGATGATTACTCCCAGTTGTACTAATCCTAATTCTAGTTCCTCTGTCAATGATAGAGATTCTTTTGCTGCAACCTCCTCCCCCAAAG GGTCTAGCACGCCTGAAAAGCCCACGGCGGTGGTTGTAGGGTCCACCGATCATGCCAGCAACCCACAAATTCATCATCAGATCACCATCACAACCGGCAGCAGCACTGCTGCTCCTGAGAGCAGGTTTAGTTTGAGGAGAAATAGTTTCAGGCGGTCTCATCCCCCATGGCAACTCAATCCCAAGAGGattctcttcttctttgcCACATT GTCGAGCTTGGGAACAATTTTGCTGATATACTTCACCTTGTCAATTAGCAAAATGAATGGAGAAGAGAATGCTTTAGATTAG
- the LOC18597088 gene encoding pyruvate, phosphate dikinase regulatory protein 1, chloroplastic isoform X3, whose protein sequence is MVELKTKMLACSTFNLRAAATSANPNISEPEPEPKVRKLKASPQLNRWYRARALRSGHKLERSSQPAGALEVNRSVQRTRESPSSESTSTVSDGDRDVEFTPGKPIYMVSDGTGWTVEHSVNAALGQFEHCLVDRVCPVNTHLFSGAAKEGAMLVYTLADPSMAESANQACKLWGIPSTDVLGPITESIAAHLGVSPSGLPRGAPGRNFPLSDEYFRRIEAVEFTIKQDDGALPQNLCRADIVLTGVSRTGKTPLSIYLAQKGYKVANVPIVKGVALPKGLFEVDPEKVFGLTINPLVLQTIRKARAKSLGFSEEARSNYSEMDYVKQELEFARRVFAQNPVWPVIEVTGKAIEETAAVILRLYHDRKHKCSMPRISKRY, encoded by the exons atggtTGAACTAAAAACAAAGATGCTGGCTTGTTCCACCTTCAACCTCCGCGCCGCAGCAACCTCGGCCAATCCCAATATTTCCGAGCCAGAACCCGAGCCAAAGGTTCGGAAGTTGAAGGCTAGCCCACAGCTCAACAGATGGTACCGGGCACGAGCCTTAAGGTCGGGGCACAAGCTGGAACGATCGAGCCAACCGGCTGGGGCGCTGGAGGTGAACCGCTCAGTTCAACGAACCAGGGAGAGCCCATCTTCGGAATCCACTTCGACGGTAAGTGATGGCGATCGTGACGTGGAGTTTACACCGGGGAAGCCAATTTATATGGTGTCTGATGGAACTGGATGGACGGTGGAGCATTCCGTTAACGCAGCTTTGGGGCAGTTTGAGCATTGCTTGGTGGACCGTGTGTGCCCCGTAAATACCCATCTGTTCTCCGGg GCAGCCAAGGAAGGTGCAATGCTTGTCTATACTTTAGCTGATCCTTCCATGGCAGAGTCTGCTAACCAAGCTTGCAAATTGTGGGGTATACCGTCTACGGATGTATTGGGTCCAATTACAGAGTCAATTGCCGCTCATTTGGGTGTCTCGCCTTCTGGTCTTCCCCGGGGAGCTCCTGGGAGAAACTTCCCTCTTTCGGATGAATACTTTCGACGGATTGAAGCTGTTGAATTTACAATCAAGCAGGATGACGGGGCTCTACCTCAAAACTTGTGCAGGGCTGACATTGTTCTCACAGGTGTTTCTCGTACTGGGAAGACACCATTATCAATATATCTAGCACAGAAAGGATATAAAGTGGCAAATGTGCCTATTGTGAAAGGAGTGGCATTGCCAAAGGGTCTTTTTGAGGTAGACCCTGAGAAGGTTTTTGGTTTGACTATTAACCCCTTGGTCTTGCAAACGATTAGAAAAGCAAGAGCTAAGAGTCTGGGCTTCAGTGAGGAAGCAAGGAGTAACTATTCAGAGATGGATTATGTGAAACAGGAGTTGGAGTTTGCTCGCAGGGTTTTTGCTCAAAATCCTGTCTGGCCAGTTATTG AAGTGACAGGTAAAGCAATTGAAGAAACTGCTGCTGTTATATTGAGGCTCTACCATGACCGGAAGCATAAGTGTTCGATGCCACGGATATCAAAACGTTACTAA
- the LOC18597085 gene encoding protein YLS9, with protein sequence MSNGDKLPIRYTQQEFQPQPQPQPMKRNHTAQRYARRVRDSFTTRVTKTLCAIFLSLLLCVGIVMFILWLSLRPHRPRFHIMEFTVPGLAQPSGFENAQITFNVTARNPNQHIGIYYDSMVGSIYYKDQRIGSTPLLDPFFQEPKTTTIVYRTFDTATLTVNSNRWKEFMDDRQQGMVVFRLDITSVIRFKVSTWDSKHHKMHVNCDVAVGPDGMILPTSKDKKCPVYFS encoded by the coding sequence ATGTCCAACGGCGATAAGTTGCCGATCCGATACACCCAGCAGGAGTTCCAGCCCCAGCCCCAACCCCAACCCATGAAACGCAACCACACTGCCCAACGCTACGCGCGGCGGGTTCGTGATAGCTTCACCACTAGAGTCACCAAAACGTTATGTGCCATATTCCTGTCTCTTCTTTTATGTGTTGGCATTGTTATGTTCATTTTGTGGCTCAGTTTACGCCCTCATCGTCCAAGGTTTCATATAATGGAGTTCACGGTTCCTGGTCTGGCTCAACCCTCGGGGTTTGAGAATGCTCAGATAACGTTCAATGTGACAGCCAGGAACCCCAACCAACACATTGGAATCTACTACGACTCCATGGTTGGGTCCATTTATTACAAGGATCAACGAATCGGGTCAACTCCTCTGCTGGACCCGTTTTTCCAGGAACCCAAGACAACTACAATTGTGTACCGTACATTCGATACGGCCACGCTCACGGTTAACAGCAACCGTTGGAAGGAGTTCATGGATGACAGGCAACAAGGGATGGTGGTTTTCCGGTTAGATATAACGTCGGTGATCAGATTTAAGGTTTCAACATGGGACAGTAAGCACCACAAGATGCATGTCAATTGTGATGTTGCAGTTGGTCCAGATGGAATGATCTTGCCAACTTCCAAGGACAAGAAATGTCCTGTCTATTTCAGTTGA
- the LOC18597089 gene encoding gibberellin 2-beta-dioxygenase 8 has translation MVDTHNLMANINQPLGMDSDPPFHETYKTLFANSIIKSSPSNDDPGDTVEERELPLIDLSRLGLGGELEREGCKKEIARAAHEWGFFQVINHGISRDILETMREEQVKVFKQPFHNKFRCFSAGSYRWGTPTATSLRQLSWSEAFHIPMTDISTPGGFDTTLSSPMEQFATKVASLAQELAEILAEKLGHKSTFFQENCLPSTCYLRLNRYPPCPIALEMFGLMPHTDSDFLTILHQDQVGGLRLVKDGKWIAVKPNPEALIINIGDLFQAWSNLFYKSVQHCVVTNPSKERFSAAYFLCPSYETVIESCSKPSVYRKFSFREYRQQVQEDVQKYGYKVGLPRFLV, from the exons ATGGTGGACACTCATAATCTTATGGCAAACATTAACCAG CCGCTAGGTATGGACTCGGACCCACCATTCCACGAGACTTACAAGACCCTCTTTGCCAACTCCATCATCAAGTCCTCTCCAAGCAACGACGACCCTGGCGACACGGTCGAGGAACGGGAGCTTCCCTTGATTGATCTAAGCCGACTAGGCCTCGGCGGCGAGCTGGAGAGAGAAGGGTGCAAGAAAGAGATAGCTAGGGCTGCGCACGAGTGGGGTTTTTTCCAGGTCATAAATCATGGGATTTCCAGGGACATACTGGAGACGATGAGAGAGGAGCAAGTGAAAGTTTTCAAGCAGCCTTTTCACAACAAGTTCAGGTGTTTCTCCGCTGGTAGCTACCGCTGGGGCACACCCACAGCTACTTCCCTCAGGCAGCTATCATGGTCCGAAGCTTTCCACATTCCCATGACCGATATCTCAACCCCTGGCGGCTTCGACACTACTCTCAG CTCACCAATGGAACAGTTTGCTACGAAAGTTGCCAGTCTTGCTCAGGAACTGGCTGAAATTTTGGCAGAGAAACTGGGTCACAAGTCGACTTTTTTCCAGGAAAATTGTTTGCCCAGTACCTGCTATCTCCGACTCAACAGATACCCACCATGCCCAATTGCTTTAGAAATGTTTGGTCTCATGCCACACACTGATAGCGACTTCCTCACCATATTGCACCAAGATCAGGTCGGAGGATTGCGGTTAGTGAAAGATGGGAAATGGATTGCTGTCAAACCTAATCCTGAAGCTTTAATCATCAACATTGGAGATTTATTCCAG GCATGGAGCAATCTTTTTTACAAGAGTGTGCAGCATTGTGTCGTCACGAACCCATCAAAGGAAAGGTTTTCCGCCGCATATTTCCTTTGCCCATCGTACGAGACTGTGATAGAGAGTTGCAGCAAACCTTCGGTTTACAGGAAGTTTAGCTTCAGGGAATATAGACAGCAAGTGCAGGAGGATGTTCAAAAATATGGGTACAAAGTAGGACTCCCCAGGTTTcttgtataa
- the LOC18597084 gene encoding protein NDR1, which yields MCKTDNFYLWLLQVVGLLGLAALCLWLAMRPKNPSYTILNLSVPALNDSNASGTGIIQYELDIKNPNEDSGIYYDDILLIFYHGQDRVGDNTIPSFYQGKDKTREVLAHVNVETGLWKALRSAILNATAEIKVDLSTKIKYKTWGMKSKHHDMHREGKVPIGKDGKIANKKKKVKLRRGSKKWKVRTTRLL from the coding sequence ATGTGTAAAACCGACAACTTCTACCTATGGCTTCTCCAGGTTGTTGGTCTCTTGGGCCTTGCTGCCCTTTGTCTATGGCTAGCTATGCGTCCAAAAAACCCCAGCTATACTATCCTGAATCTTTCTGTCCCTGCGCTAAATGATAGCAATGCATCTGGTACAGGGATCATACAGTACGAGCTGGATATTAAAAATCCGAACGAAGACTCTGGTATCTACTATGATGATATCTTGTTGATCTTTTATCATGGGCAAGATAGAGTGGGGGACAATACCATCCCTTCTTTTTATCAAGGGAAGGACAAAACTCGTGAAGTGCTTGCCCATGTGAATGTTGAGACCGGCCTGTGGAAAGCTCTTCGCAGTGCAATACTGAATGCAACAGCTGAAATAAAGGTCGATTTATCAACAAAGATCAAATATAAAACGTGGGGCATGAAAAGTAAGCACCATGACATGCACAGGGAAGGGAAGGTGCCGATAGGTAAAGATGGCAAGATAGctaacaagaagaagaaagttaaACTTCGACGTGgatcaaagaaatggaaagtAAGGACAACTCGACTTCTCTGA
- the LOC18597088 gene encoding pyruvate, phosphate dikinase regulatory protein 1, chloroplastic isoform X2 produces the protein MVELKTKMLACSTFNLRAAATSANPNISEPEPEPKVRKLKASPQLNRWYRARALRSGHKLERSSQPAGALEVNRSVQRTRESPSSESTSTVSDGDRDVEFTPGKPIYMVSDGTGWTVEHSVNAALGQFEHCLVDRVCPVNTHLFSGQAAKEGAMLVYTLADPSMAESANQACKLWGIPSTDVLGPITESIAAHLGVSPSGLPRGAPGRNFPLSDEYFRRIEAVEFTIKQDDGALPQNLCRADIVLTGVSRTGKTPLSIYLAQKGYKVANVPIVKGVALPKGLFEVDPEKVFGLTINPLVLQTIRKARAKSLGFSEEARSNYSEMDYVKQELEFARRVFAQNPVWPVIEVTGKAIEETAAVILRLYHDRKHKCSMPRISKRY, from the exons atggtTGAACTAAAAACAAAGATGCTGGCTTGTTCCACCTTCAACCTCCGCGCCGCAGCAACCTCGGCCAATCCCAATATTTCCGAGCCAGAACCCGAGCCAAAGGTTCGGAAGTTGAAGGCTAGCCCACAGCTCAACAGATGGTACCGGGCACGAGCCTTAAGGTCGGGGCACAAGCTGGAACGATCGAGCCAACCGGCTGGGGCGCTGGAGGTGAACCGCTCAGTTCAACGAACCAGGGAGAGCCCATCTTCGGAATCCACTTCGACGGTAAGTGATGGCGATCGTGACGTGGAGTTTACACCGGGGAAGCCAATTTATATGGTGTCTGATGGAACTGGATGGACGGTGGAGCATTCCGTTAACGCAGCTTTGGGGCAGTTTGAGCATTGCTTGGTGGACCGTGTGTGCCCCGTAAATACCCATCTGTTCTCCGGg CAGGCAGCCAAGGAAGGTGCAATGCTTGTCTATACTTTAGCTGATCCTTCCATGGCAGAGTCTGCTAACCAAGCTTGCAAATTGTGGGGTATACCGTCTACGGATGTATTGGGTCCAATTACAGAGTCAATTGCCGCTCATTTGGGTGTCTCGCCTTCTGGTCTTCCCCGGGGAGCTCCTGGGAGAAACTTCCCTCTTTCGGATGAATACTTTCGACGGATTGAAGCTGTTGAATTTACAATCAAGCAGGATGACGGGGCTCTACCTCAAAACTTGTGCAGGGCTGACATTGTTCTCACAGGTGTTTCTCGTACTGGGAAGACACCATTATCAATATATCTAGCACAGAAAGGATATAAAGTGGCAAATGTGCCTATTGTGAAAGGAGTGGCATTGCCAAAGGGTCTTTTTGAGGTAGACCCTGAGAAGGTTTTTGGTTTGACTATTAACCCCTTGGTCTTGCAAACGATTAGAAAAGCAAGAGCTAAGAGTCTGGGCTTCAGTGAGGAAGCAAGGAGTAACTATTCAGAGATGGATTATGTGAAACAGGAGTTGGAGTTTGCTCGCAGGGTTTTTGCTCAAAATCCTGTCTGGCCAGTTATTG AAGTGACAGGTAAAGCAATTGAAGAAACTGCTGCTGTTATATTGAGGCTCTACCATGACCGGAAGCATAAGTGTTCGATGCCACGGATATCAAAACGTTACTAA